The following is a genomic window from Bacillus sp. FJAT-52991.
AGCTTGGCACTGGGTCTTTCGGAAGTCCCGCTACTTCAATATCTAGTGTGTCCATCGTGCTTAATGTCCCGTAATCAAATACAGCCACTTTCTCTGGATTTTTCGGTACTTCTGTTTCACCTAATTCATGCGTAACAGTAATTGTTTCTGCTTCTTTCTTTGGTTCTTCCTTCTCTTTCTCTTCTTCTTTTGCTCCTGAACTACATGCTGCTGCGACGACAACGAACAGCATAGTCATCAATAATAGAGATAATTTTTTCCACATATGTCTACACTCCTATTTAAAATATATGCAAATTCTACAGTCATTTACGGTTTGAATCTTCATATCCATTTCATAAATATCCTTTAACACTTGCTGGTCCATCATCTCATCCACCGATCCTTGCTTGGCAATTTTGCCATCCTTTAAGGCCACGATATAGTCAGAATAGCAAGAGGCAAAATTGATATCATGAATCACAATGACAACGGTTTTTCCTAACTCATTCGTCAATCGTCTTAACACCTTCATGATTTGAACAGAATGCTTCATATCAAGATTATTCAGTGGTTCATCAAGCAATATGTACTCCGTATCTTGGGCAATGACCATCGCGATAAACGCACGCTGACGTTGCCCTCCACTTAATTGATCAAGATATTTATGTTGCATGCCTTCAAGTTCCATATAGCGAATCGCTTCATCGACATGCTGCCAGTCTTCTTTCTTTAACTTTCCTTGCGAATAAGGAAAACGACCAAAGGAAACGAGTTCCCGTACAGTTAGGCGTAAATTTAAGTGATTGGTTTGCTTTAAAATCGCAATTTTTTTGGCCAGTTCTTCACTTTTGGATTGACTCACTTCTTCTCCATCAATGAAAATGTCACCCTCATCTTTTGTAATCAGACGGCTAATCATTGATAATAGCGTACTTTTTCCCGCACCATTCGGCCCGATAAAAGAAGTAATCTTTCCTTTAGGAACATTGATAGATACTTGATCAATCACCGCTTTGCTTCCATATACTTTGGACACTTCCTGTACTTCTACCATTGTTTATTCTCCTTTAATAGTAAATAAATGAAATAAACTCCGCCGATAAAGTTAATGATGACACTTAACGTAGTACTAAAATGAAAGACACGCTCGACAATGAATTGACCGCCAACAAGGGCAATAATACTAATTAGGATCGAGCCTGCTAATAAGTAAGAATGCTTATATGTCTTAAACATCTCATACGCTAAGTTCACAACGAGCAGTCCTAAAAACGTAATAGGGCCGACGAGCGCGGTCGACACCGAAATTAAAACCGCAACGACAACAAGCAACCTTTTAACAACATAATCATAATCCACTCCAAGATTGATCGCATGTTCTTTCCCCAGCGATAACACATCGAGATATTTCATAAACCGGGCAAAATACACCGAAACGAGTACAATTAAAAGGACAGCTAACTTTAGTACATCCGTTTGCACATTGTTAAAGCTTGCAAACATCTTTCCTTGGATCATCATATACTCATTTGGATCAATGAGCACTTGCATGAACGTAGAAAAGCTGTCAAAGAATGTACCGAAAATTAAACCGATCAACAGCAAGAA
Proteins encoded in this region:
- a CDS encoding iron chelate uptake ABC transporter family permease subunit, which produces MSEKKKLLILAVTAVACIVAFLFTDLGYNWDYALPKRGLKVFAIILTGAAIAFATLIFQTITNNRILTPSILGLDSLYMLIQTVLIFMLGSTNLTIVNKQVNFMISVVLMIVFSGILYKILFKKDGTNIYFLLLIGLIFGTFFDSFSTFMQVLIDPNEYMMIQGKMFASFNNVQTDVLKLAVLLIVLVSVYFARFMKYLDVLSLGKEHAINLGVDYDYVVKRLLVVVAVLISVSTALVGPITFLGLLVVNLAYEMFKTYKHSYLLAGSILISIIALVGGQFIVERVFHFSTTLSVIINFIGGVYFIYLLLKENKQW
- a CDS encoding ABC transporter ATP-binding protein; protein product: MVEVQEVSKVYGSKAVIDQVSINVPKGKITSFIGPNGAGKSTLLSMISRLITKDEGDIFIDGEEVSQSKSEELAKKIAILKQTNHLNLRLTVRELVSFGRFPYSQGKLKKEDWQHVDEAIRYMELEGMQHKYLDQLSGGQRQRAFIAMVIAQDTEYILLDEPLNNLDMKHSVQIMKVLRRLTNELGKTVVIVIHDINFASCYSDYIVALKDGKIAKQGSVDEMMDQQVLKDIYEMDMKIQTVNDCRICIYFK